A window of the Bacteroides thetaiotaomicron VPI-5482 genome harbors these coding sequences:
- a CDS encoding beta-galactosidase produces the protein MRHRFIALLVLFTVIFFSSAEAQTTARKFEAGKNTFLLDGKPFVVKAAELHYTRIPQAYWDHRIEMCKALGMNTICIYIFWNIHEQEEGKFDFTGQNDIAAFCRAAQKHGMYVIVRPGPYVCAEWEMGGLPWWLLKKKDVALRTLDPYYMERVGIFMKEVGKQLAPLQVNKGGNIIMVQVENEYGSYGTDKPYVSAVRDLVRESGFTDVPLFQCDWSSNFTRNALDDLIWTINFGTGANIDQQFKKLKELRPETPLMCSEFWSGWFDHWGRKHETRPAKDMVQGIKEMLDRNISFSLYMTHGGTTFGHWGGANNPAYSAMCSSYDYDAPISEAGWTTEKYYLLRDLLKTYLPAGEALPEVPAAMPVIEVPEFHFTKVAPLFSNLPDAKQSVDIQPMEQFNQGWGTILYRTTLPEAVTSGTTLKITEVHDWAQIYADGKLLARLDRRKGEFTTTLPALKKGTQLDILVEAMGRVNFDKSIHDRKGITEKVELLSGNQVKELKNWTVYNFPVDYSFIKNKNYKDTKILPIMPAYYRSSFKLDKVGDTFLDMSTWGKGMVWVNGHAMGRFWEIGPQQTLFIPGCWLKEGENEILVLDLKGPTKSSIKGLKKPILDVLREKAPETHRKDGEKLKLTGEKVAHEGAFTPGNGWQEVRFAAPVKGRFFCLEALSPQANNNIAAIAEFDVLGADGKPVSREHWKIRYADSEETRSGNRTADKIFDLQESTFWMTVDNVAYPHQLVIDLSKVETVTGFRYLPRAEKDFPGMIREYRVYVKPSDFKY, from the coding sequence ATGAGACACAGATTTATTGCTTTACTAGTACTTTTTACAGTCATCTTTTTCAGTAGTGCAGAGGCGCAGACTACTGCCCGTAAGTTTGAGGCAGGCAAGAATACTTTCTTGCTGGACGGGAAGCCGTTCGTAGTAAAAGCTGCCGAACTGCACTATACCCGTATTCCGCAAGCCTATTGGGATCATCGTATTGAGATGTGTAAGGCGTTGGGAATGAACACTATTTGTATTTATATCTTCTGGAATATACACGAACAGGAAGAAGGCAAGTTTGACTTTACAGGTCAGAATGATATCGCTGCCTTCTGTCGTGCCGCTCAGAAACACGGAATGTATGTCATCGTCCGCCCCGGTCCGTATGTGTGTGCGGAATGGGAAATGGGCGGCCTGCCCTGGTGGTTGTTGAAGAAGAAAGATGTGGCACTGCGCACGCTCGATCCTTATTATATGGAACGGGTAGGCATCTTCATGAAAGAAGTCGGTAAGCAACTGGCGCCGCTACAGGTAAATAAGGGCGGAAATATTATCATGGTGCAGGTGGAGAACGAATACGGTTCTTACGGCACTGACAAGCCTTATGTTTCTGCCGTACGCGACTTGGTGCGCGAATCCGGTTTTACCGATGTACCTCTCTTCCAATGCGACTGGAGCAGTAACTTTACACGGAATGCACTCGACGACCTGATCTGGACCATCAACTTCGGAACAGGCGCCAATATAGACCAGCAATTCAAGAAACTGAAAGAACTTCGTCCGGAAACTCCGTTGATGTGCAGCGAGTTCTGGAGCGGATGGTTCGACCACTGGGGACGGAAACATGAAACACGTCCTGCCAAAGATATGGTACAGGGCATCAAAGAAATGCTCGACCGCAACATCTCCTTCAGCCTTTATATGACTCACGGAGGAACGACTTTCGGACATTGGGGTGGTGCCAACAATCCTGCCTACTCCGCTATGTGCAGTTCTTACGACTACGATGCCCCGATCAGCGAAGCCGGATGGACGACAGAGAAATACTATCTCCTCCGTGACCTGCTGAAAACGTATCTTCCTGCCGGTGAAGCACTGCCGGAAGTCCCTGCCGCAATGCCGGTCATTGAAGTACCCGAATTTCATTTTACCAAAGTAGCTCCGCTTTTCTCCAACTTGCCGGATGCCAAGCAGTCGGTGGATATCCAGCCGATGGAGCAATTCAACCAAGGGTGGGGAACAATCCTGTACCGTACCACATTGCCCGAAGCAGTAACCTCAGGCACTACATTGAAAATCACCGAAGTGCACGACTGGGCACAAATCTACGCTGATGGCAAGCTGCTGGCCCGTCTCGACCGCCGCAAAGGAGAATTTACCACTACCTTGCCGGCCTTGAAGAAAGGTACGCAACTGGATATTCTGGTAGAGGCAATGGGACGTGTCAACTTTGATAAGTCCATCCACGACCGGAAGGGAATCACCGAAAAGGTAGAACTCCTTTCGGGCAATCAGGTGAAAGAACTGAAGAACTGGACTGTATATAACTTCCCCGTAGACTACTCATTTATCAAGAACAAGAACTACAAGGATACGAAAATATTACCGATTATGCCTGCTTACTATCGGTCATCTTTCAAACTCGATAAAGTAGGCGACACTTTCCTCGACATGAGCACATGGGGCAAAGGTATGGTATGGGTGAACGGTCATGCGATGGGACGTTTCTGGGAAATCGGTCCCCAGCAGACACTTTTCATACCGGGCTGCTGGCTGAAAGAAGGCGAGAATGAAATCCTCGTCCTCGACCTGAAAGGTCCGACGAAATCATCAATCAAAGGTCTGAAGAAACCGATCCTCGACGTACTCCGCGAGAAAGCGCCGGAAACACACCGCAAGGATGGAGAAAAGTTGAAGCTGACAGGAGAAAAGGTTGCGCACGAAGGAGCCTTCACTCCGGGCAACGGCTGGCAGGAAGTACGTTTCGCCGCTCCGGTGAAAGGACGTTTCTTCTGTCTGGAAGCACTCTCTCCGCAAGCCAATAACAATATTGCCGCTATTGCAGAGTTCGATGTGCTGGGAGCCGACGGCAAACCCGTATCCCGCGAACATTGGAAAATCCGTTATGCCGATAGCGAAGAGACACGTAGCGGAAACCGTACGGCGGATAAGATATTCGACTTGCAGGAATCCACTTTCTGGATGACTGTTGACAATGTCGCTTATCCCCACCAACTGGTAATCGACCTGAGCAAAGTGGAAACAGTGACGGGCTTCCGTTATCTGCCCCGTGCCGAAAAGGACTTTCCGGGCATGATTCGTGAATACCGCGTCTATGTGAAACCGTCTGATTTCAAGTATTAA
- a CDS encoding glycoside hydrolase family 43 protein, giving the protein MNMKKYTLLLALLLVGVLTGYSQQSAYLFVYFTGNRMSEEAIRMAVSPDGYNYYALNGNQPVIDSREISSTGGVRDPHILRCEDGKTFYMVVTDMVSGNGWSSNRAMVLLKSKDLVNWTSNIVNIQKKYPNQEDLKRVWAPQTIYDKEAKKYMVYWSMQHGNGPDIIYYAYANKDFTDIEGEPKTLFLPKNGKSCIDGDIIYKDGLYHLFYKTEGDGNGIKKATTASLTSGQWTESEDYKQQTKEAVEGAGIFPLIGTDKYILMYDVYMKGKYQFTESTDLENFKVIDNAISMDFHPRHGTVMPITDKELKRLYKAYGKPDKM; this is encoded by the coding sequence ATGAATATGAAAAAATATACTTTACTCCTGGCACTCCTTTTAGTAGGAGTGCTGACAGGATACAGCCAGCAATCTGCCTACCTGTTTGTCTATTTCACCGGAAACAGGATGAGTGAGGAAGCCATCCGGATGGCTGTCAGCCCCGATGGATACAACTACTATGCATTAAACGGAAACCAACCGGTCATCGATTCCCGTGAAATCAGTTCTACGGGTGGAGTGCGTGACCCGCACATTCTTCGTTGTGAAGACGGAAAGACATTTTACATGGTCGTAACTGACATGGTCTCCGGCAATGGATGGAGTTCCAACCGTGCCATGGTACTGTTGAAATCGAAAGATCTCGTCAACTGGACCTCCAACATCGTGAATATCCAGAAGAAATACCCGAATCAGGAAGATTTGAAGCGGGTATGGGCACCGCAAACTATTTATGATAAAGAAGCGAAGAAATACATGGTCTACTGGTCAATGCAGCATGGTAATGGTCCGGACATTATTTATTACGCATACGCTAACAAAGATTTCACCGATATAGAAGGAGAACCCAAAACTTTGTTCCTCCCGAAGAATGGCAAATCCTGTATTGACGGAGACATCATTTATAAAGACGGACTTTACCACCTGTTCTATAAAACGGAAGGAGACGGCAATGGAATTAAAAAAGCAACCACCGCCTCCCTGACTTCCGGACAATGGACAGAATCGGAAGATTATAAGCAACAGACGAAAGAAGCTGTAGAAGGTGCCGGCATCTTCCCGCTGATAGGTACGGACAAGTACATCCTGATGTACGATGTATATATGAAAGGCAAGTATCAGTTTACGGAAAGCACCGATTTGGAGAATTTCAAAGTCATAGACAATGCCATTAGCATGGACTTCCATCCGCGCCACGGCACCGTAATGCCGATTACTGACAAGGAACTGAAACGCTTGTACAAGGCCTACGGAAAGCCCGACAAGATGTAA